A single region of the Salvia splendens isolate huo1 chromosome 18, SspV2, whole genome shotgun sequence genome encodes:
- the LOC121777855 gene encoding pectinesterase inhibitor-like — MASYSQKLILITLILTITIPISTAHRRRWGRRSPSRRGGDDNAEQFLRDICSSHEKADTCLSLIKGDPRLFDNSNSVDAVNDVIDLALEKINAFGEQLNKWYEDTNDDSIRGRYRTCAENYDDVRAHVEDAERDFGSDDFRSVADRVDEARDELERCKQVFGPGSIDPGHVENRNNEIEIYLDIVRDATTRLD; from the coding sequence ATGGCTTCCTACTCCCAAAAACTAATCCTCATCACTCTCATCCTCACCATCACAATCCCAATCTCAACCGCCCATAGAAGAAGATGGGGGAGAAGATCACCCAGCCGCCGCGGCGGCGACGACAACGCGGAGCAATTCCTCAGAGACATCTGCTCCAGCCACGAAAAAGCCGACACGTGTCTGAGCCTCATAAAGGGGGACCCGCGCCTATTTGACAATTCAAACAGCGTTGACGCGGTCAACGATGTGATTGATTTGGCACTAGAGAAAATCAATGCGTTTGGGGAGCAGCTCAACAAGTGGTACGAAGACACCAATGACGACAGCATCAGAGGGAGGTACCGCACGTGCGCCGAGAACTACGACGACGTCCGGGCCCACGTCGAGGATGCGGAGAGGGACTTCGGGTCGGATGACTTCCGGAGCGTTGCGGACCGGGTTGACGAGGCTAGGGACGAGTTGGAGAGGTGCAAGCAGGTGTTCGGGCCCGGTTCGATCGACCCCGGTCATGTTGAGAACCGGAACAATGAGATTGAGATTTATTTGGACATTGTTCGGGATGCGACAACCCGCTTGGACTAA
- the LOC121777456 gene encoding U-box domain-containing protein 30-like: MPMFKEDGILGIEVRLDGCILDVDREVKDGIFSGIVAGNCNYVGGEKLDLKKMIEELNLVEVPSVFICPISLEPMQDPVTLCTGQTYEQSNILKWFSLGHYTCPTTMQELWDDTLTSNKTLLHLIHVWFSQKYVQMRKRSEDAYGRASELLGSLKSVKGQSRIMALKELRGVVARYCLGRKAVVEEGGVALVSSFLGPFTSYGVGCEVVSILVNLDLDCESKRELMQPAKMSSIVDLLNEGSVETKVNCVKLIETLMEESDFRAQIVSSHSLLAALMRLVRDKRHRFPGLRLLKLVCTSEKARVLTVSIGAIPQLVELIPALNPESVELALFVLDTLSSVPEGRQALKDCSGTIPNVVKLLMRVSENCTEYALSILWCVCKVSPEECSPVAVEAGLAAKLLLVIQSGCSPALKQRASELLKLCSLNYSDTIFISKCKLTRTMR; encoded by the coding sequence ATGCCTATGTTTAAGGAAGATGGGATTCTTGGAATTGAGGTTAGATTAGATGGGTGCATATTGGATGTAGATAGAGAGGTTAAAGATGGGATTTTTAGTGGAATTGTAGCTGGGAATTGTAACTATGTGGGAGGGGAGAAGTTGGATCTCAAGAAAATGATTGAAGAGCTGAATTTGGTTGAAGTTCCATCTGTTTTCATTTGCCCCATCTCCCTTGAGCCAATGCAAGACCCTGTGACCCTCTGCACCGGCCAAACCTACGAGCAATCGAACATTCTCAAATGGTTTAGCTTGGGGCATTACACGTGCCCCACGACGATGCAGGAGTTGTGGGACGACACACTCACATCGAACAAGACTCTCCTCCATCTGATCCATGTGTGGTTCTCTCAAAAATATGTCCAAATGAGGAAGAGATCCGAGGACGCTTATGGGAGGGCGTCCGAGCTTCTTGGTAGCCTTAAATCGGTGAAGGGGCAATCGAGAATTATGGCTCTTAAAGAGCTGAGGGGAGTTGTGGCTAGGTATTGTTTAGGTAGGAAGGCTGTTGTGGAGGAAGGGGGTGTGGCTCTGGTATCCTCGTTTCTTGGCCCGTTCACCTCTTATGGCGTGGGGTGTGAGGTTGTGTCGATTCTTGTGAATTTGGACTTGGATTGTGAGTCGAAGAGGGAGTTGATGCAGCCGGCAAAGATGTCATCTATTGTTGATTTGTTGAATGAAGGGTCTGTTGAGACTAAAGTGAATTGTGTTAAGTTGATCGAGACGTTGATGGAGGAGAGCGATTTTAGGGCGCAAATCGTCTCGAGCCATAGCTTGTTAGCTGCATTGATGAGGCTGGTGAGGGATAAGAGGCATCGTTTCCCCGGTCTTCGCCTACTCAAGCTCGTTTGCACGAGTGAAAAAGCCCGAGTCTTGACAGTCAGCATCGGGGCTATACCTCAGTTGGTGGAGCTGATACCGGCCTTGAATCCAGAGTCCGTGGAGCTGGCCCTGTTCGTGCTGGACACCCTCTCGTCCGTGCCAGAAGGGAGACAAGCTCTGAAGGATTGCTCGGGGACTATACCAAATGTCGTGAAGCTGTTGATGAGAGTGTCCGAGAACTGCACAGAATACGCCTTGTCGATCTTGTGGTGTGTATGCAAGGTTTCGCCCGAGGAATGCTCGCCCGTTGCAGTGGAGGCTGGGCTTGCAGCGAAGCTCCTCCTCGTCATCCAGAGCGGCTGCAGCCCTGCGCTGAAGCAGCGTGCGTCCGAGCTTTTGAAGCTATGCAGCCTCAATTACTCGGACACGATCTTCATCTCCAAGTGCAAACTAACTAGGACAATGAGATGA
- the LOC121775698 gene encoding ras-related protein RABF2b-like — protein MASSANKNINAKLVLLGDVGAGKSSLVLRFVKGQFVEFQESTIGAAFFSQTVAVDDATVKFEIWDTAGQERYHSLAPMYYRGAAAAIIVYDITNLASFDRAKKWVKELQAQGNPNMVMALAGNKSDMLDGRTVAPEDAQTYAQENGLFFLETSAKTAINVNEAFHEIAKRLPRLQQTPNPSGMVLVDRPAERANSASCCS, from the exons ATGGCATCAAGCGCAAACAAGAACATCAACGCTAAGCTG GTACTCCTAGGAGATGTCGGAGCTGGAAAATCTAGTCTAGTGTTGCGTTTTGTGAAAGGGCAGTTCGTTGAGTTCCAG GAATCGACAATAGGGGCTGCCTTTTTTTCACAAACAGTCGCTGTGGATGACGCAACTGTGAAATTCGAGATATGGGACACGGCTGGTCAAGAGAGATACCACAGCTTAGCTCCAATGTATTACAGAGGGGCTGCTGCGGCCATCATTGTCTATGATATCACAAATCTA GCCTCATTTGACCGAGCCAAAAAATGGGTTAAAGAGCTACAAGCACAAG GTAATCCAAATATGGTTATGGCACTTGCTGGGAATAAATCAGATATGTTGGATGGACGAACGGTTGCACCCGAG GATGCTCAAACTTATGCCCAAGAGAATGGTCTTTTCTTTTTGGAAACTTCTGCAAAGACAGCAATCAACGTCAACGAAGCATTTCATGAAATAG CAAAGAGATTGCCACGGCTGCAGCAGACACCAAACCCATCGGGCATGGTCCTCGTGGATCGACCAGCGGAAAGGGCAAATAGTGCTTCTTGTTGTTCTTGA
- the LOC121775696 gene encoding TLC domain-containing protein 4-B-like yields MGRSLRTVETLKAYQNQAGVLVKHYVLADPYIPYTSVFLGMVTCKLAYDLSQLISTFYFINYNALSKIQKVDWNNRAISTLHAVFISIMALYFVFWSELFSDQNHSAGLVTFRNSSISTFALGLSVGYFLSDLAMICWQYPSLGGPEYVLHHSLSAIAVAYAMYMGEGQLYTYMVLISEITTPCINMRWYLDVSGLKNSIAYLINGVIIFCSWLVARILLFGYMFYHVYRHHNQVMQMHIFGSLLVFVVPLALGIMNLMWFGKILKGMKKTLMKKT; encoded by the exons ATGGGGCGTTCTTTAAGAACTGTTGAGACACTTAAAGCATACCAAAATCAGGCTGGTGTGCTGGTCAAACACTATGTTCTAGCGGATCCTTACATTCCATACACTTCAGTATTTCTTGGAATGGTTACTTGCAAATTG GCCTATGATCTGAGTCAGCTCATCAGCACATTTTACTTCATAAATTATAATGCCCTCTCTAAGATCCAAAAGGTGGACTGGAATAATCG TGCCATTTCCACTCTTCATGCCGTTTTTATTTCGATTATGGCTTTATACTTTGTATTCTGGTCTGAACTTTTCTCTGATCAAAATCATTCTGCTGGACTAGTTACTTTCAGAAATTCATCTATCTCGACATTTGCACTTGGG CTCTCTGTCGGCTACTTCTTGTCAGACCTTGCAATGATCTGTTGGCAATATCCTTCTTTAGGTGGACCTGAGTAT GTTCTCCATCACTCCCTTTCGGCAATTGCAGTCGCATATGCCATGTACATGGGGGAGGGCCAGCTCTACACATATATGGTCCTGATATCTGAGATAACAACACCATGTATCAATATGAGATG GTATCTTGATGTATCTGGATTGAAGAATTCCATTGCATATCTTATCAATGGAGTCATCATATTTTGTAGTTGGTTG GTTGCAAGAATTCTTTTGTTTGGTTACATGTTCTACCATGTTTATCGTCACCACAACCAG GTGATGCAGATGCACATATTTGGTTCTCTTTTGGTGTTTGTTGTGCCCTTGGCACTCGGAATCATGAATTTGATGTGGTTCGGGAAGATCCTCAAGGGTATGAAGAAGACCTTAATGAAAAAGACATGA